The Pseudomonas rhizosphaerae genomic sequence ATCTCCGCATTGAACGCTTGGGAGCAGCCTGGTATCGCCAGGGCGCCGGGTCTGCATGGCCGTTTACTGGGTGCCGGAGTGACCGAAACCGCCGGTCCCGCGCTGGCTCTCGTCGAAGCTTTCGACGAGTTCGAAATGGGCCTGCACCACCGGCACCAGCACCAGCTGGGCGATGCGTTCGCCCACCGTCAGGGTGAACGCGCTATCGCCACGGTTCCAGCACGAGACCATCAGTTCACCCTGGTAATCGGAGTCGATCAGGCCGACCAGGTTGCCGAGCACGATGCCGTGCTTGTGGCCCAGGCCCGAGCGCGGCAGGATCATCGCCGCCAGGTCCGGATCGCCGATGTAGATCGACAGACCGGTGGGGATCAGCAGGGTTTGCCCTGGTGCCAGCAGGGTGTCCTGCTGCAGCATGGCGCGCAGGTCCAGGCCCGCGGAGCCAGGTGTGGCGTAGTGGGGCAGTGGGAAATCCCGGCCCAGGCGTGGGTCGAGAATCTTGGCTTGAAGGGCGTGCATGGGTGTCGTTAAACCTGGTCGAGGCGCTTGGCAATGAAGGAAACCAGCTGGCGGGCGATCTTGCCTTTGCTGGTCTGGGCGAAAGCAGTGGTCTGCAACTGGCGGTCGATCACGCTGCAGGCGTTTTCTTCGCTGTTGAAACCGATGCTGGGGTTGGCGACGTCGTTGGCCACGATCAAGTCCAGGTTCTTGTCCTTGAGCTTGCGCGCGGCGTAGTCGAGCAGGTGTTCGGTCTCGGCGGCGAAGCCCACGCTGAACGGGCGGTCGGCGCGACCGGCGATGGTCGCCAGGATGTCCGGGTTGCGCACCATCCGCAGCAGCAGGCCGTCGCCACTGCTGGGGTCTTTCTTGAGCTTTTGCGCAGCCACCACCTCTGGGCGGTAGTCGGCCACGGCGGCGGACGCGATGAACACGTCGCAGGGCATGCCAGCCTCGCAGGCGGCGAGCATGTCGCGCGCGCTGACCACGTCGATACGGGTGACACGATCGGGCGTGGGCAGATGCACCGGGCCGCAGATCAAGGTGACGCGCGCACCGGCCTCGACGGCCGCTTCGGCCAGGGCAAAGCCCATCTTGCCGGAGCTGTGATTGGTGATGTAGCGCACCGGATCGATGTTTTCCTGGGTCGGCCCGGCGGTGATCAGCACGTGCTTGCCGGTCAGTGCCAGGTGCTCGAAGCATTCGGCCGCGCACAGTGCCAGTTCGGTGGCTTCGAGCATGCGGCCCAGGCCGATGTCGCCACAGGCCTGGCTGCCGGCAGCTGGGCCGAAGACCTTCAGGCCGCGGCTGCGCAGCAGGTGCAGGTTGTCCTGGGTGGCCGGGTCGCGCCACATGGCCTGGTTCATGGCCGGGGCGATGGCCACGGTGGCGTCGGTGGCCAGTACCAGCGTGGTCAGCAGGTCGTTGGCCAGGCCCTGGGCCAGGCGTGCCATCAGGTCCGCGGTGGCCGGGGCGATGAGCACCAGATCGGCCCATTTGGCCAGGTCGATATGGCCCATCGCAGCTTCGGCCGCCGGGTCGAGCAGGTCCATGTGCACCGGGTGGCCGGAAAGCGCCTGCAGGGTCAGCGGCGTGATGAACTCGCTGCCGCCCTTGGTCATTACCACGCGCACTTCGGCGCCTTGCTCCAGAAGCCTACGTACCAGCTCGGCGCTCTTGTAGGCGGCAATGCCGCCGCCGACGCCCAGAATGATGCGTTTTCGATACAGCCGCTGCATAGGCCTGCCTTTATCATCTGGTAATAACACCACGGTGAAACCGCCTCCCGGGGCCGGGTCGCCGTGCAAAAAGTTGCGTTAAGATAGCACAGCGCTCGCTATGGAACAGCGAGGCACACAGACAGGGAGTGGGGATGAGTATTCGTGATTGGCCCGAGGCCGAGCGTCCGCGTGAGCGCCTGCTGGCGCATGGTCCGGGTAGTCTTTCCGATGGCGAGCTGCTGGCGATATTCCTGCGCACCGGCGTGGCCGGGCACAGCGCCGTGGACGTCGCGCGCAACCTGCTGATCCGCTTCGGCGGCCTGCGCGCCCTGCTCGAGGCCGACCAGAAAACCTTCAGCCAGCATTTCGGCATGGGCCCTGCCAAATACGCCCAGCTGCAGGCCTCCATCGAGATGAACCGCCGCTACATGGCCGAGCGGTTGAACCGCGGGCCGGCCATGGAAGATCCGGAGTCGGTGCGCCGCTACCTCAAGGCCAAGCTGCGCCACGAGCGCCAGGAAGTGTTCGGTTGCCTGTTCCTCGACACCAAGCATCAGCCGTTGGGTTTCGAAGTGCTGTTTCGCGGCACCATCGACAGCGCGGCGGTGTACCCGCGCGAAGTGGTCAAACGGGCTATCGCCCTGAACGCCGCGGCGTTGATCCTGGCGCACAACCATCCTTCCGGGAATCCAACCCCGAGCCAGGCCGATCGCTCGCTGACCCAGCGCCTCAAGGAATCACTGGCGCTGGTGGATGTGCGGGTGCTCGATCACATCATCATCGGCGAGGGTGAGCCGCTGTCGATGGTCGAGCACGGGTGGATGTAAGGACCGGGTTCTACCCGCGAAGAGGCCGGTAGTGGCAGCCTATTTCTCGACTGACACCCTGGAGAAATCCTGCCGGCCGAACGGGCTGACGGTGTAGCCCTCGACACCTTTTCGCGCCAGCACCGCAGCTGTCGGGTGGGCCAGCGGCAGCCACAGCGCCTGCTTCTGGATCAGAGCCTGGGCCTGCTGGTACAGCTTGCTGCGCTGAGCCTGGTCGGTTACCGCCTTGCCGTCACTGATCAGCTTGTCCAGGCCCTTGTCGCAGTAACGCGCGAAGTTGGTCCCCGACTGCACGGCCGCACAGGAAAACTGCGGTGTGAGGAAGTTGTCCGGATCACCGTTGTCGCCGGCCCAGCCCATGAACAGCAGGTCGTGCTCGCCAGCCTTGGCGCGGCGGATCAGTTCGCCCCATTCGATCACGCGGATCTCGGCCTTGATGCCGACCTTGGCCAGGTCGGCCTGCAACAACTGCGCACCCAGGCTGGGGTTGGGGTTGAGCAGGCTGCCGGAAGGGCGGGTCCAGATGGTGGTGTTGAAGCCGTCCTTCAGGCCGGCCTTGGCGAGCAGCTCGCGGGCCTTGGCCGCATCCTGCTTGTAGCCTGGCAAGTCGCGCGCATAGCTCCAGGTATTGGGTGGGTACGGGCCATTGGCAGCCTCGGCGGTGCCTTCGAACACGGCCTTGAGGTAGCTGTCCTTGTCGAAGGCCAGGTTGATGGCCTGGCGCACTTCAGGCTTGTCCAGGGGTGGGTGCTGGCTGTTGATGGCCAGGAACGCGGTCATGAAAGCCTCGGTCTTGATCACCTGGAGGCTCTTGTCGTCGGCGGCTGCGGCGATGTCCAGTGGCTTGGGCGACAGGGTCAACTGGCACTCGTTGCGGCGCAGTTTCTGCAGGCGCACGTTGGCGTCCGGGGTGATGGCAAACAGCAGCGGGTCGACTGCAGGCTTGCCGGCAAAGTAGTCCGGGTTGGCCTTGTAGCGCACCACGGCGTCCTTCTCGAAACGCACGAAGACGAACGGGCCGCTGCCGATCGGCTGGCTGTTGAGCTTTTCCGGAGTGCCGGCTTTCATCAATTGATCGGCGTATTGCGCCGAATAGATCGAGGCGAAGCCCATGCTCAGGGTCGCCAGGAACGTTGCATCGGGATGATTCAGGGTGAACCGCACGGTCAGCGGATCAGGCGCCTCGATGTTCTTGATCAGGCCAGGCAGCTGCATCGACTGGGCATGCGGGAAGCCGCTCTGCGCGACCTTGTGCCAGGGGTTGGCCGGGTCGAGCATGCGCTGGAAGCTGAACAGCACGTCCTGCGCGTTCAGCTCGCGGTCCGGCTTGAAGTACGAAGTGCCGTGAAACTTGACGCCGGGGTGCAGCTTGAACGTGTAGGTCAGGCCATCGGCCGACACGCTCCAGCTGTCCGCCAGGCTGGGAATGACCTTGCCAGCCTTGGCATCGAATTCAACCAGGCGGTTCATCAGCACATCGGCCGACGCGTTGGTGGTAGTCAGCGAGTTGTACTGCACCACGTCGAAGCCTTCGGGGCTGGCCTCGGTACAGACCGTCAACGGCGCGGCATGCACCAGCGCAGAGGCAAACAGGGGAGCAAGCAAGAACGGCAAAGTCGCAAGACGCATGGTGTGTTTCCTTGGCGTGTCGAGGGCCCATCTGCCTATGCAGTCTGGAGAAAAGTCCTACCCTAGAGATGTCGAGCAGCGTTGACTATCCCTAAATCGTTTTTTTGCGCGACGAGTGGTCATGCCGCAGCACGCCCGCCAGTGCTGTGCCTGCGCCGATGCCTGCGCAGCTGGACGCACCGATTGTGCATCTGGAGTTGTTGCGCCGCAGGGTTTCTGGTATAAAGCAGCGCTCTTTTCTAGGGCCCTGTTCCTCTGCCTTTACGGTGAGGCGGGTAAGACCCTGAAGAAACGCGGCGCCGTGCGCCAAATGACTGAGAGATAAGCGGCCAACCCATGCCGGGTTGGGCATGTGGTTTTAGAGGGCTGAGGCATGTCGAGAGTCTGTCAAGTTACCGGTAAGGGTCCGGTGACTGGGAATAACATTTCCCACGCAAACAACAAAACCCGTCGTCGTTTCCTGCCGAACCTGCAGCATCACCGCTTCTGGGTTGAAGAAGAGAAACGTTTTGTTCGCCTGCGCGTATCCGCCAAGGGCATGCGTATCATCGACAAGCGCGGCATCACTGTCGTGCTGGCCGAAATCCGCAAAGCTGGCAAGATCTAAGGGAGCTTTATCATGCGTGAATTGATTCGTTTGATCTCGAGCGCCGGTACTGGTCACTTCTACACTACCGACAAGAACAAGCGTACTACCCCGGACAAGATCGAGATCAAGAAATTTGATCCGGTTGTTCGCAAGCACGTGATGTACAAGGAAGGCAAAATCAAGTAATTGATTTTGGCGACCAGAAAAAGGCCCGCGTCGAAAGATGCGGGCTTTTTTTTATGTGGATTTTGACCTCGTGGGGAGGCCTTCGCGGGTAGAACCCGCTCCCACAGGGAAGCCCCATCAAGCTTTGGCTTCGAACACCACGTAGATCTTGCGGCACGCCTCCAGCACCTCCCAGGTGCCGGTGAAGCCTGCGGGGATCACGAAGCGGTCGCCGGCGCGCAATGTCTTGCCGTTGCCTTGGTCGTCACGCAGTACGGAAACGCCCTGCACGATCTCGCAGTATTCGTGCTCGGTGTAGTTGACCTTCCATTGCCCCACTTGGCCTTCCCAGACTCCCGCGTTCATCTGTCCGCAAGGACTTTGATAGTGGTTGAACAGCGTCTGTTCGGGGTCGCCACCGAGGATCTTTTCGGGCGCCGGCCGGTAGCGTTCCGGGGTGACGCTGTGTTGGGCAAAGTCGACGATGCTGGTGATGTTCATGCAGGAAACCCCTCGCTTGTTGGATAAAACGCACATCCGTGGGCCTGTGTGCGCTGAGTGTC encodes the following:
- the rpmG gene encoding 50S ribosomal protein L33 is translated as MRELIRLISSAGTGHFYTTDKNKRTTPDKIEIKKFDPVVRKHVMYKEGKIK
- the dut gene encoding dUTP diphosphatase; this encodes MHALQAKILDPRLGRDFPLPHYATPGSAGLDLRAMLQQDTLLAPGQTLLIPTGLSIYIGDPDLAAMILPRSGLGHKHGIVLGNLVGLIDSDYQGELMVSCWNRGDSAFTLTVGERIAQLVLVPVVQAHFELVESFDESQRGTGGFGHSGTQ
- a CDS encoding cupin domain-containing protein, which produces MNITSIVDFAQHSVTPERYRPAPEKILGGDPEQTLFNHYQSPCGQMNAGVWEGQVGQWKVNYTEHEYCEIVQGVSVLRDDQGNGKTLRAGDRFVIPAGFTGTWEVLEACRKIYVVFEAKA
- the rpmB gene encoding 50S ribosomal protein L28, which gives rise to MSRVCQVTGKGPVTGNNISHANNKTRRRFLPNLQHHRFWVEEEKRFVRLRVSAKGMRIIDKRGITVVLAEIRKAGKI
- a CDS encoding ABC transporter substrate-binding protein, with product MRLATLPFLLAPLFASALVHAAPLTVCTEASPEGFDVVQYNSLTTTNASADVLMNRLVEFDAKAGKVIPSLADSWSVSADGLTYTFKLHPGVKFHGTSYFKPDRELNAQDVLFSFQRMLDPANPWHKVAQSGFPHAQSMQLPGLIKNIEAPDPLTVRFTLNHPDATFLATLSMGFASIYSAQYADQLMKAGTPEKLNSQPIGSGPFVFVRFEKDAVVRYKANPDYFAGKPAVDPLLFAITPDANVRLQKLRRNECQLTLSPKPLDIAAAADDKSLQVIKTEAFMTAFLAINSQHPPLDKPEVRQAINLAFDKDSYLKAVFEGTAEAANGPYPPNTWSYARDLPGYKQDAAKARELLAKAGLKDGFNTTIWTRPSGSLLNPNPSLGAQLLQADLAKVGIKAEIRVIEWGELIRRAKAGEHDLLFMGWAGDNGDPDNFLTPQFSCAAVQSGTNFARYCDKGLDKLISDGKAVTDQAQRSKLYQQAQALIQKQALWLPLAHPTAAVLARKGVEGYTVSPFGRQDFSRVSVEK
- the coaBC gene encoding bifunctional phosphopantothenoylcysteine decarboxylase/phosphopantothenate--cysteine ligase CoaBC, whose product is MQRLYRKRIILGVGGGIAAYKSAELVRRLLEQGAEVRVVMTKGGSEFITPLTLQALSGHPVHMDLLDPAAEAAMGHIDLAKWADLVLIAPATADLMARLAQGLANDLLTTLVLATDATVAIAPAMNQAMWRDPATQDNLHLLRSRGLKVFGPAAGSQACGDIGLGRMLEATELALCAAECFEHLALTGKHVLITAGPTQENIDPVRYITNHSSGKMGFALAEAAVEAGARVTLICGPVHLPTPDRVTRIDVVSARDMLAACEAGMPCDVFIASAAVADYRPEVVAAQKLKKDPSSGDGLLLRMVRNPDILATIAGRADRPFSVGFAAETEHLLDYAARKLKDKNLDLIVANDVANPSIGFNSEENACSVIDRQLQTTAFAQTSKGKIARQLVSFIAKRLDQV
- the radC gene encoding RadC family protein, with the protein product MSIRDWPEAERPRERLLAHGPGSLSDGELLAIFLRTGVAGHSAVDVARNLLIRFGGLRALLEADQKTFSQHFGMGPAKYAQLQASIEMNRRYMAERLNRGPAMEDPESVRRYLKAKLRHERQEVFGCLFLDTKHQPLGFEVLFRGTIDSAAVYPREVVKRAIALNAAALILAHNHPSGNPTPSQADRSLTQRLKESLALVDVRVLDHIIIGEGEPLSMVEHGWM